ATATGGAACTACATTATCATTTGGTTGTAACTCTCACTTCCTTGTCAGGGTTCATTTGTACATGACAGTACAGGGTTAAATAAGCATCAGAACCTTGGAtacaaacatttttttttaaaaaaaaaaggattctcAAACCTGGATTGACGTAAGTATTGCAGCTACATCATATATAGGACTCCATTGATTTTGTAGGATATCCAGGCATATGCTTCCATCCGCATAAACTATAAATATTCAACCACAAAAGGTTAAAATAAGAAAAGGATGGCTTAGCATCCAACATATAACTCTACCAGATAGGTTTAAAATCAGCAAACCGTTACAATAAAAttggaagggaaaaaaaattatacaatGCAATTCTAATGTCATCACTGAAGCAATTTATAAGCATATCTGAAGAATAATAGCACTCTTTGTAAGATGATGAAATGACAGCCCTGGTAAAAAGGCTTATACCAATAAATTTGTTCATGAGTATACATATAACTTACTGTGCAAAATAGAAGATGGACAAAGTAGTATTCTTCAAAATATAAAGTTAACAAtataaccaagaaaaaaatCCCCTAACTTTCTGACCTTCCAAGATAGAGCTAGTACTCAGCTAATGGTTCTTCACTCAATAGTCAACTTATCCACCTAATTTTTTTCACTTATTATGACTCATAACAAAGGTGCTGATCTATTCAGATCTCCCAAAATATATTACTAACCATCGTGCAAGAAAAGATTTTAAGACTATAGGGAGGTATAAGAAGGTTAGAACAGGTAAGTAACATGGCCAATATGCACTTTGGGAGCATCATGAGTCAATCAGGCAGACTTTCTTAACTAACTTGATTAATAATAACCTAATGTGTACAATGCCATGTCATCTCTTCCAAAATTAAATACAATGGCATTGCAGTTGTAAAGGAACTTTTCAAAGACCAGGCACCCAACCATGATGTGTTATATTATTACATCATAACACGAGATACTCACAACAAAACTAACCAATCCATTATGGGCAGAATGACCTAAGCTTTGAAAATTAGAAGTTATAGATCCCAATTGACTGATATAGCAAGTAGGAGGCATCAGGTCATCAGCTCTCCGTGCTTGCTGTTGTTGCAAAGTGCTCACGCAGCATAAGTGCTATTGCTATTATTTAGAATGCAGCTTTCTAGAATCAAGATGTATCAGCTTGAGCACTACCTCCACTTTACTCATTACAAAGATACAGTATGAAACAAGACCTAGAAGCAGTGATGCAAGTCCAGATTCCTAAGAGCAGAACAATCTTGATATCAGAACTTACTGTTTGGATGAAACATTCGAGAAACAAAGCGTACGGTTGGTGGTTTATTTGGGTAATCCTCTGAAAACTGAAGTGTCAGTTTGAACGTACCTGACAAACACAAGATAAGTTCATATGTTAGATAAAAAATATCCAAAACAACAAAAATCAACAACTTACAAAGTCATGAAAGCAATTATGTACAAAGCCAGCAAAACCACGTCACCATTACAGGAATTATTTGCAGATTTGAAATGCCATTCACCAATATCATTTAAGATGAGGAAGAAAGCTACTTAAAGATAAGTATATCAAAGCAAGGATTGCATATCTGAAAATGTTGTATCAACATAGTAATGATACACCCAATCATCTCCACATATTGTCCAGAATGGCATGATGAGATGTATAAGGGTAAGAAAATATGCCTAAAGTACTATAATGTTGAACGAGAATAAAAAAACTAATTAATACTGTTGGCAGTGTTACCTACACATAGCACATACCACATTCTGATTGTTTTTAGTTTATCCTTAGTTTTAGAATTTTAGAAAACCAAAGCTAATCTAGAAGCCCTTGAATAAATGCGTTCAAATTTGGGACAAGACCCATAACTGGATTTGACATGCCagcctctctctcacacacacacaccccaaCACCCGCACACCCCTGTAATAAGAAGCAGAAGTTTGGGCATTTTAGTCTGTCACTTTTGCGATGgacaatgaaaaaaataattgttACAAGAAAAGTTattccacaaaatttcaaggaaCATGTTCAATGTAGAATTGAGGCAGCCTTGGTTAAAAAGAGGAGATTAAATATGTGTCAGTGAGTCTATGAGGAAAAGACAAGCATAAGTTAACATGGATGGAAGTTGggagagggaaaaaaaggaaaagcatGTAATAATGCTAGACGTGGCCCTTAATAGGATTAGTTGACAAATATCCCCAAAGTTGAAACAACAGTTGATGTTTAGGATTATGGTGAAAGGGCAGTAAGCATATTGCAAATTTACTGGCCTGTCTCTACCTACTGTCTCTCACTTAAGCCAGTCGGGAAACAAATTGCTCTTAGATTATTATTCAGTCAAACTCCTTAAAAGGAAACTAATAAATATCCTGATAGATTCTTCCATGATGCCTCCTCTTCATGCTCCCTCAATAATCAAGCAGCTGTATTTCCATTTCCTAGTCTTGATACTCTGTGTGTTTGTGTCTCACACATATGGAGACAAAGCAAGTAGTCATCTCTCCCATTTCCTACTACAATGGTAACTCTAGCTTAATCATGAGTCTTGGAAGTTCAGCCGTCTTCTTAAACTATGATGAAATCCTTATTAATATATCCATCTATACGTAACTATATATACCATATATAACAATTAATACTATCAATAAACTAACATATATACCTGTAGCATTCCTTATTATTTTGAGAACTAGTACACTCAAGCAACTAAATATTATCATGTACCGTGcaaatttattttcttaaaggGCATCAATTTCATTCCTAAGTTAAAGGAAAGTTATCCTACATGTAATGTAGGTTCTCTTAATTATTCCTACTCTGTCTTTGTGTCTCGCACATACGAGTCTTGGTTGCATGAGCTTAAATTGCAAACAGCAGGTTTCTCTACCCACCAACTAGCCTAATAGGTTTCATGGTAGaccctttctttttctaaatTCCCATTAATTCAAGAATGCAATACTAAGAGGCAGCCTGCATTTACCCAACACCAATCCTTGACTCCCCTATTCTACAtgactcctcttcctctctcacccccccccccccggggaGCAAGAATTCCAACCTTCTCCAACACTAAAATGACAAAAACACCAAAATCTCAATACTAGAAATCCCACTTTATACACTAACTGGATATCAATTCCCAAGCTCTCATTCCTACCATCCAAATAGGGTCATATAGCATGGTTTGCAGTACCATACCATATCAAGCATGCCAACTCATACCAATAGCAAATAGATACTTGATATGCCATCCGTACCAAGTGTCTGTACCAAGAACTGAACCGCACCAACACTGTCAAGTTGGATACTAGTATGGGTACCGAAACCAACATTGCAAACCTTGTCTTATAGATGTGTTATGCTGCACACCTCCACAccccccacccaaaaaaaaaggaaaacgaaaaaagaaaagaaaagatctaCCTTGGAGGGTGGTGATATATATCCTAACAATGAGCATCACGCCCAAGCGGGCATTTaacactttcttttattttaacattttgtttttttggaaatttcaaaaccTTCCAATTTTAGTTCTCATTTAACTCATGCAGCATGAGAGCAGGTCTTGGCACAATGGTAATATTACTCCATTGTAACTTGGGTGCCACAAGTTCAAAACACCAAAACAACCTATAGACATGCGGGAGGAAGGTTGCAAACATTTGACCATCCTCACACCCTGTAATGGTTAGAGCTTCATGCATTGAGATGGTCTATTTAACACACATAGCATATGCCCAAAACTACtccaagtaaaaaaaaaaaaggggtgtcTTGGTCCTCTTATTATCATCTTTCTAGACCTATCTATGTGATATGGAACAAAAGGCATTGCATGGCATCTAGGGCCTAAAGTGTGTGGATTTCTAAACCTCCTTGCTTCTTCTGGAGCAATGACTTTTTAATTTAGGTCACATTAATTTGGTGTCATAAGAAATTTGATCTTTGGTGATGAATTTCTTTATCAAGTAATTTTTTTAATGCATATTGAGTTGCAAAGAGTTATAGCTCATAGAAATCCTCGAATAAATGGACactgatgaaacacaatgatgGAATTTAGCAAGGTTCGCAATCTTGGTACTGATATCGTATCAATACCTTATTGGTTCAGTTCGGTACAATGCGCATCCTATACTAAAATAACTTTCTAaccatttttctcaatttttatctcGGTACACCTCGATACAAGTCGATACGCTTTGGTATGGCCCAGTACGAACCTTAGTACGTCTCGGTATAGGTCAATACACTTCGATATAGATCAGTATGCCTTGGCATGGGATGGTACGTCTCGGTATGCGATGGTATAGGGCTTGTACCGACTCAAAGTTGAATTTCGTACCAATTTTCTCCTAGTATGATACACCCCATACCGGGTGGTATACGGCAGTATGGTAGGCCCTGGATTTTAGTTTTAGGATATATGATAAGATCCATGAAAATGCATGAGGGTAAGCCTTGGCGCGCAACAGTAAGAATGCTCTATGGCGACCCGGTGTCAGATTTGAAATATGGAAATTGCCTTTTCACAAGGATAAGGCCACGTACATCTGACACTTCCCAAACTCCACAGTAGTAAGAGCCTCGTGCACTAAGATGCCCTTTATCAatgaaaattcaaataataaatttataattatattaaaaaaatttattttttttggaaaacgaATGTCCATCAACGAGGCATTATTTATTCAAATTCTCAAATGGCCAATTCGAATTTTTagtaaaaagattttttttatagaagtcGAGTTCTAGTCTCTTCAGGAGCGAATGTTAAAGAGGACGTCTTCAACTCATCAAACCTGTAAATTTGAGGTCTTTTCGAAGCCTTCATATATAACTCCACAAACCTTATAAATTGTAATTAAAACGTTGACTATTGATCAATGTTGGAGAAAATATACACCCCCTCATTCTCTCGTCCTCTCTTCTCTCTGTCTCCCTATACTATCTGCCCATAATGAAAATGGCATCCTAGGCCACCTCATCTTTCTCTCAACTCCATCAATAAACTATCTTTTCTACTCTCTAGACTATTGGCAGGATTCAAGGTACTTGAAGGCATCCAatgctattaaaaaaaaagatttcttcCTGTTTGTTCGGGAAAAGAATTATGATCCTATCTTGTCTTTTTTAAAGCTGAGTTATTTCAGTATCCAGGCATAAAATCAATTGCTAGAGGATTTCCACTTAATGGCTTATTTGGATAAGTCACATATGGCTTCACCGTGTACCATGCCAAACTACATACCCCTGCATACAAGGAAATAGAAAGCAAAAACatagaaaataaatattataacaGTCCAtctgaaataaaaaaatcaaaacatatgtaTTAAGGAACTTAAAGCATATCAAAACACAAGAAATAATGCATGACAACATAGCTTGGCATCTTGAGTTATGTCACATACTATTAAACCTAGCAACAACACTATAAGGATCACATAATAAAACCAGTCTTGTGCAAATGCAATATTATCATTAGGATGTGGAAACAGACAGCATAAAATGATGCCACATTAATATTATTGACCATGCCTTTGAAGTGCAAGGGAAAAGGGTAACTGAGATGCAAAATTAGTAAATGttaactattttttaaaaaaatatactgATGTAAGAAATACATcagattaaataaataaattattgatAACTACAGCAAACAATAACAAGTCAGTCTCATGCTTCAACTTCCATCTTCTTTTGTGAGCCAAATGTTTAAGTACTTAAATTGCCTCACCTCCATCCCAAGGGGTGTCATCAGGGCTGCAAAACAAAACCCAAGAACAGAGTATCAGCAAAAGTCACCACATAAAGCAACATctagaaaaatatgataatagAGTTTCTACAGTTTCTTACAAACATACCCAAATATAACAGCATTCCAAAGCATGATGTTATTGTCCTGGGGAGCGCCGCTGATTCCTGCAGGAGGATCCTGTTGCAATCTCTTAAAATCCCTCATCAACCTCTTCCTTGCAGGGGTCGACATCCTCACCACCTATATCATCCATACCATTTTATGCCAACCACAAagggagaaaaggaaaaagaaaaagaaaatgaaaataggATGTAAAAAATCAGTTTATATCCCAGAGATAGATAAACATAACCAGTACAGAAGTAAATCGGTtttctctaaaaaaatattagctAGAAGCCAAGTGAAGATCAGCTTCTTTAAGCCCATAAGCAAGATGCTAAAAAGTTGACAGCTTCCGTGTTCAAACAAGATTAACATCATACAAAATGGAGAGCTTCGCATATGTCAAAATTAAAATTCAGGAATGCCCCACATATGAATCAGATCCCAATTCTTGATAACACATATGCAAATTTCATCACACCATGATTTTGTAAAGAGGTGCACTGGAATGCATAATCAATCAAAAAATCAAATTCAAAAAAAGCAACCAAGATTCAAATCTTGAGTCTCTTGGTTAAAGATGGATGCATGTAGAAACACTACAGCTAAACAGAGGACTTATTCAAAGGCTCTGGTGACACAATTAGTTCAAGTCCACTTGGTACCAGCTTAGCAGAATCTACAGCCGAACCTAGCGTTCCAGCAACTGCAGACAGAATTAACCCAACCTAGGTTTTTTCTTACCAAGATCTGTTCCATCGCCaaattgaagaagaaaaaaaaacataccaaaaacaaaaagaaaaggatcaagaaatcatttcgGACCAACAAAAGGGAAGAAAtgcaaaataaatttatttcctATAAATACACAGCTAGaacctataaaaaaaaaagtaaaactgGCATTCTCCGAACATCCTGTTTAGGGCTAAAAATCTGATCAGTTGCTGTATTGCGCCGCCTAATTATGAAAAAAGTTCCTATTTGCCGCATTAAAACAGGATCAAAATCCTGAGAATAGATACATCAAAGAAGAAATTTGGGATTAACCCCATGTACGAATCGAATCACAAATCTCAATAAAGACGCATGCAGATCTCATAAAACAAGATCCGGAAGAGCAACCAAGAATGAAAATCGTATTTTCCTTCATCCAGGGGTTGCTTACAGGCCCCAGTGAGGCAGTGACTCGAATAATGCGACTGCAATCCACACTAGATCAACAGAACCCGCAATCGAAACTAGGGTTTTCCCGTAACTGCAGACGAATTAGGGTTTCCCTATCTAGATCCATTTACCATCAAATCGCGCATGCGAAGAGACGAAAAACCACGAAACAATCTAAGACAACATCAAAAGAGCGGCGATAATGATTCCTTTACCTGTAATCCACCGCGGCGAGCACCGCCGCCGATCCCTTTCCTAGCGTTTTAGCACCGCTAGCGCCGGCGTCTGGCAAAGCAAATTTCTCGTCTTTTTTCCTACTGGTAAGCCGAGAGAGGAGAGATCAGATCGGGTCCCCGTTCATAGGGAGGGagtaggagagggagagagagaacgaGGGGGTCGGAAGCAAGATATAGAAAGTCCAAAGTGGGCGAACGTTAGGGCTCTTTTCTGGGCTGAAATTAATTTAGAGTTTTATCAACttgttttcattatttttacATCATGTCCGCCGCCCCGTCCCCACGGAGTCGCCCGAACAAGTGATCGAGCCGTCAGATCCGCTCCAGGTTTCACTCGGCTATTGGATGCCTTGGGAAGTTGGACGGCGGATATGGATTCGCATAGGAATTCCCATGCGGGTTCTTAATCTATCGCATTTCTCAAGGGTCCCCTCCCCTGGACCGCCGGATATGGTTTAGATATCCGGGACCAGCGCAAAGCCAATAAGACCCACCAATAATTTCAATGGCTTTTGAGAAAGCCCCCAAAAGAGATAAAGTATCAGTCATTACAATTACAATAAAGCAATAACGAAatggaatattttttttcttgagcaatatttatttaaaaataaatggcAACTTCGTGCAATGGCCTTATTGCCAAGTCTACCACTTGGGATGGGGAAGTCATTAGGAAGGAGAAAAGACCAGCTTTGATAAGTAATTAGTAGGTTAATTTGCCTCTCGGGATGTATGGCTTTTATTTAACTACTATATTTAGCTATATCCAGTACAGCCTTCAGTGAAGTGTGTTGAAGTGTGTTGAAGTGTGTTAATCTTATGCATGAAAAATTAGTTCCGGCACTCGGCCTGCCGGGATTAGCACAAACTTGGAAAGTATATTTTTGAGTTATATGCATCATATTCCGTACCCAGAATTTTACATACAATGAGGTTTCTCGTTCAGACAACTGGAAAAAATGGGGGGAAAACTGAAATTAAACTGAGACACCTTTGGATCATGCTGGTTATTAAACTATCATCCAAGCAACTGTTTGATGTTTTGCTGGAATTATTCAGGTTATCAACGACTCTCTTGTTTTAATCATCTGAGAAGAGGGGGTCCCACCCTCCCATCCAAAGTAGACTCAATCCCAGGTCACTTGTACCATCCACCAGTGGCTTAACCCACTCAAACCCGGGTGATTGGTATCAACCACGTTTAAGTTACCAACTGTGAAGCATAGATTCTACCTCTAGTGTTACTCCGAACAATATCACTGTGAAGCATAGATTCTACCTCTAATGTCACTCCAACCATTACCACGATGGTCACATTCAATACAGCTGTTTACTGCAAACTTTAGATGAACCATCGGAACTGGCCTTTGGTCATTCACTAAAACCACTAAATAAGTTCAGGGCATCAGCTAAAGAGCAATCAAAATTCACATCCAAGCAACCAACATATCAATCCAGAGTCACTAGAAAAAACACCGTCTTCCCTGTTAAtcctcgatcaactcaatcaagaATTCTCAGAGCTCGAAAGGACTTAAACCAACCGCTCCTTGCAGAACTCTCATCTTCCACATTTCAGGTTGCAATCTGAGcatgtgattttttttatcaAGATTAATAATATAGCACCACCTTTCATAAACCATTCTAAGAAAGGGACGCCAAGAGAATGAAAATTGGAGCTAATTGGAACTTGGACAACTACAAGCTTATATAACGATGCACATATTTCCATTCTCCATTATGGGAGGTAACAAACACACAATCATCTCTACAAGAGAATGAAAAAGATATCTCATATTAGAATCCACACATAGCAAAACCCTCAAACCTAGACTTCTGTCCACAATACTTAATCCAACAAATAAACAAACATGAAAAATAATAGTATAAAAACCCTTAAGATATATCATCCCTTGCTTGTCTCATGTTGAATCCCCAAAAATTTTGACATTGCAAATGCCAAACACTAAATggaataaaaaaattcaatataaTTATAAGCCATGGAGCAATCCCTAATTAAAGATAGCCAACCATCAAAGAAGATGGATAACTTCAGTCATTCAGGGACAATGAACCAAGCTGATCTGCAGCATCTGAACCTGGAGCATGTGCTAATTGTAGGACTTCCATAGCTTCTGCAACTTTCTCCTGGAGTGCATCTGGAGATTCTATAAGATGGAGGACCTCATTTTGATCCATCTCTAGGAGCATTCCAGTCACTTTTCCAGCCTGATCCCGTTCAATACATTCAACAAGTGGGTATAACTGCTCACCCAGGATCTGAAACCCAAATGAATAAATAAGCCAATGAGTACAGCATACAAACTATAACAAGAACATAAAGGACTAAAGTTTCAGGTCTCTTTAACTACTGCAGGCTGAGTTCAGTTCATATCACTTTCCAATGAAATCCACCCTGAATTGAAGATTATAAGCTCCAATGAACTAACGATCAGgaacagttatcgtatgatccTTATCTAAAACCTAGAAGGTGCAACCAGACTTGTACCCAAAATATTATACCAATAAGGTGCAGCAACATTTTGTCCATGAAGCATAATCAAACACCTCAAACACCTGTAGATTTTCCTTTAGGTGTATGAATGCACAGATAAAATTTCAAGATCTATTTGAAATGGCATCCATCCCTGGATCCAGTTACTGTCATCATTTGAAATTATATGCAACAGGTTGAATTTTTGTACTTTGTTGTCCATAGCGATTAAAAATAGTGAGGGCATGTTTGGATACAGAACAATTTGTCTGGGTGATATCTCGTCCTCAGAAGAGATTGCCTATTAAGAAAGGAAATGGAGAAGAGAAGTTCGAGAGTTTGTCAAATCCGCTTGATCCCTAGAATCCCTGTTCCATCAGGATACATTTGAGCAGTGATTTGACTTATCCCTGAAAAATTGGGATTTGGGAATCCAAAAAAAACCCTATCTCTCCAATTTCCTCTATTCCTGCTTCTTTTCAACTGCAAAATTCCATTAGCATAACATTATTCATGGATAGACTATTCTGGTATCCCAAACAGAATTTTAATAGCTTGGAGCCAGTGATTAATCATGCAACATTGTTTGACGAAAGAAAAGTTGGTTGGCACTGACACGGAACTGTACTAACATACAATTGCATTCCAACACATGCGCATTAGCAAAAGGATTAGTAAATTTCATATCCATTATGTCAGCCTATAACTTAGCAAGCTGAAGCATTCTTACCAGTCGTTGATtttcaggagttgcagaagctAGAGCTGAGGCAAGAGATGTGATTGGAATTGGTGAAGATCGGACCGCATCCATTGGAGCAACATGCATACCACTTGCATCAAGTGGCAAAGGCATCATTGGACCCATCAGACCCTGAGGTATCATTGTTGGATCAACCCCATTATGAGCATTTTGCATATATCTAAAGCCTTGATTAGCACTACGCTGAATCAACTGCATTCATGGATTATCAAGAGTAGATGAGAAACATCAGTTAGTCATAGCTGAATGCAAAAGATGTAGTATTGAAAAAATCAAGCCAACTAGCAGTAGTCATACTAAATGAATAATTTCATTTTGTCTAATAATAAACAAGTTCAGAAGGCACAACATCTAAAATAAAACTGAAAGAACAAAACATTTTCAGAGTGAGAGAAGCAATGGTGTTAGCAACCATAAATGGAAGACAAAAACATCTCACagtgatttaattaaattaaatactgTTTGAGTTTCTGCCTGCCAGGTAACTGCTAATCCTGAGAGCCAAGCTTTGTGCTGATAACCATATTAGAGATATTACCCAACCAAAAAGTGAAGATCAACAAGAAGtttgaaaacaaataaaatcaTGCAGGCGCACAAATGGATACACACAGGCACACCTATGCACTTAGTTATTATGGGCCCATCAATTTACAGCAAGTCATCGAGTCAAAAGAAACAAAGTAGGAACATATCTCAAGGAGGGCTAAATCGTTTCTTCCATTATGTTTTTCAGCCTAAGGGGGTTATCCTAATTGTCCAGAAGCTTGGCTGAAGGTAGTCAAATAAAGGTCGATCAGAAATTGAACATACATATCCCATTTGGATTTAAGGCATTGGATCAAGGAACATAATGAGTGGAAGTTGGAAATTGGAGAGCATATCCACAAGAAAGTCAGGATTGAATCATGAGAAATGAGTGTTTTACTCTGATAAAAATGTCCTTCGCTGTGCCTTACTAAAAATAAACATTATCATAAATGGATGCGAAACTAGACCATGCATGACTGCTTGAACTATTTTCCTTCTTAAAATCCACTTCCTCCAAAAGTATGCACCAACAAGGGCTTCTTCATGTGACGCTCTTACCCCTCAGCCACTGATGGAACAAGAGAGTCACATAGACCCATCATCATGGTCCATGATCTTAGCAGCAATCATGACCAGAGTTCCAGTGATGATAGTAGCAGTTCCCAACAGAATTTCTAGTTGCATA
This is a stretch of genomic DNA from Phoenix dactylifera cultivar Barhee BC4 chromosome 9, palm_55x_up_171113_PBpolish2nd_filt_p, whole genome shotgun sequence. It encodes these proteins:
- the LOC103704901 gene encoding ubiquitin-conjugating enzyme E2 2, which encodes MSTPARKRLMRDFKRLQQDPPAGISGAPQDNNIMLWNAVIFGPDDTPWDGGTFKLTLQFSEDYPNKPPTVRFVSRMFHPNIYADGSICLDILQNQWSPIYDVAAILTSIQSLLCDPNPNSPANSEAARMFSENKREYNRRVREIVEQSWTAD